In Phycisphaerae bacterium RAS1, the genomic window CGACAACCTCCGAAGCCACCCCCGCGCAACGATCAAGATTCCGAGTATTCAAACACGGCGATCACGTCCGCCGAGACATCGATCTGGCCGCCGCGGAACTCCAGTCCGCCCTTGTTGGTCAACGATTTCTGTAGCGTGAGCGTACCGCCGTTGATGTGGAAACTCGCAAACGTGTCCACATAGTAGCCGTAGGTCGTCAGGCGCATCTCGCCGCCGGTGACCTCGAGGCTCACGCCGGGAAAACTGTCCTTAAACTCGACGCGGCCGAAGCGGACGGTTCCGGCGGAGACGGCGATGCCCCCCGTGCCACGCAGCGTGAAGCGCGAGCTGACCGTCATGTCGCCGAAGTCCATCTGGTCGTTGGAATCATTGACGTGCATGTAGCCGTTGTTCTCGACGCCGGTCAGAAAGACGATCGAGCCGACCATGGTGACGGTGGAGCCGACCTTGAACAGGTAGGTCCCGTCGCCGACGATCGTTCCGCCGCCGCCGTTGTCCGCCAAGGCGGAGATCGTGCCGCTGCCGCTGACTTCGACTTCGAAGCCGGAAAAGACAATGCGGCCCACGGTGCTGCTGGGCTTTTCGAGCTTCAGGTCACCGTTGACGACCAGCCGCGCGCCGCTGGGGCCGCTGCTGCTGATGGTGAGGTCGCGCGCCGTGACCTTGAGCGTCCCGCCGCTGTCGACCGTCACCTTTCCGCAGGTTTGATTGGCGTTGCCGACGGAGCAAGTCTTGCCGTTGGGGATCGTGGCCGCGTCGCCGGTGCTGGGGACGCTCGCAGGATCCCAATTGCTCGGCGTGCCCCAATCACCCGACGTGGCAGTGAACGTGAAGTCACTCGCCAACGCCACACTCGCGAAGCCGACACACGCAATTGCGCGAATCGCACTCAGGCACGTTTTCATGAGAGGCTTCCCTTCTGATAATCAGCGCATATTCTCCACGCTTCCGCAACGCCATGCGATGGTTTCGTAGCGCGGACTGCGCCAGACGTTTGATTCTTGTTCTATCGACCGCTGACTAGTTGCACAAACCGATTGATATCCAGGATGTTTACCTGCCCGTCCTCGTTCGTGTCGGCCAGGCTGATGTTGCAGTCCGAAAACTGCAGCTCATAGGCGCTCGCATCGCCCACCGCCAGAACGAACGGGTTGACATCCAGGATGTTAACGAGGCCATCACAGTTCAGGTCTCCGAGTGGCATGCGTTCTAACAGGCGCACATCAGTCCACGACGGGTCGCCGGAATTCCACGCCAATTCTCCGCGCTCATTGATGTCGCTGACATAGTTCCAGTAGGGATCATCAGTCAACTGTTCGAACTGCCCGTCACGCCAGAGCCACACTTGCCAGTTCCCAGTGTCATCATGCCAGCGGTCAAAGAACACGTCTCCCGTATCATTGATTCGTGGCTGACCGCCCCAATTGGTCAGGCGAGTTGTGACTCCGTCCTGCCAGATGTCGACGGCATGGTCATAGGACGGTAACTCAATATGGCCGAAGACGATCTGGCCGACGTCGTTCAGGTCGACAACGTTGGCTTCGTACTGGTACGTCGTCACTCTGGTTGTCTTGCCATCCTGGTATACATACACTTCCGACGTCCACGGAGAATTGCAGAAGTTGTACTCTGTCCAGGCAATAATGTCAGAGTCATTTATCCGAGACCACTGGTTGCATAAACCAGTGCTCGCGATTACCTCTGCTGTGACACCGTTGTAGAAGCAAATATTGGATTCCGTAGCGCCGCAGCCCGTTCCGACCCACTGGTACCACGTGACATGATCGAGGTTGTTGATCCGTGGTACGTAGTCCTTGTATCCGTCATTGGTCAGCTGTGTGAGCTCCCCATCCCGCAACATGACAATCTCGGTAGTTCCATCCGGCCCGCATGCCCGGTGCCAGACGATCGTTCCATTGTCATTGATGTGGGGAAACTGGTCTTCGACCAGATCATTGGTGAGTTGAGTCAGAACGCCATGATCGTACAGGAAAATCTCGGACGAATTCGGGTCGTACGGAATGAGCCAGGACGCGAACACAACCTGCCCGAGATTGTTGATCGTCGGCGCCCGCTGAAAGGCCGGGTCCGAGGTCACCTGCACAATATGGTACCCTGGAAACCCCTCCGCCAGCGCCCGGGTAAGCGACATCGCCACAATCAACAGGCACGCCAGAACTCGCATGACGCAACCTCCGGCCCCGAATCCGACCGAGTCCGCTTAGTAGGTCTGCTGCATGTCCTTAATGATGATGGCCCCGTCCGTCATGGTGATGGACATGGAACCAAACGAGGGGGATAGCGTCACCTTCCGAGTGAACACCACTTCCTCCTCGCTGAAGTCCGCGCTATTCTGAATGGTGATCCAGCTCAGCGACTCGGCCTCAATGATCGAAATCAGTCCAACCGCCCACGCCCCGCTCTCCTTCTCCGGAAACGTCGCCGTGTCGTACTCGCTGCACGGCCAGGGGCACTCTCCCTCGCCCGAGGCGCTCCAGTTCTGGGCGTTGTCCCAGGCGGCGTAGTCCTCCGCGGTCCAGGTGTAGCTGCCCCCCGTCCCCATCATGAGCGGCATACCCGCCGCGAGCATCAGAAAAACAAGACCCCGCGCCCTTCGCATCCGACGGTTCATTCTTAGTCCTCCAAGACTTGTATTCGCCCGCGGTCTCAATCGCCGCTGTCACCCGGCGGAAGCACGACCTTCGGGGAATTGAACCGGCCGCTCACACACCTCACAGCCGCCCCAAACTCCCATCCATACTCTACCCCCCTCCCCGCTGGATGCAAGCCTTTTTTTGTTTTGTGTCTTTTTTGCTACGGCCTCTTCTGCATCCTCGGTCGTGCGAGACTGGCGATCAGAACCCGCACGGCAGTGGGCGCCAACCCCCACTGCCGTGGGGTTCGGACAGACCCGCCCCCTCGCGCCTTCGCGCCCTGTATCCTCTCGGCCACTATCCCCCTATCCCTCGATCCCTCTATCCCTTTCCGTTCACCGTCATGACGTAGAAGCTGCCGTACGTCGCCGAGCGGTCTTGCGCCAGAAGGCGCCGCGCCAATTCGGGATGCTGCGTGACGTGTTGTTGAATGGAGGGCGCCACTTCCAGCTTGTAGCTGCCCGAGCGGTAGATCATCGTCGCGCCCGGAGCCGCGGCCCGCAGCGCGCTCTTCAGCGTCGATTCAAAAGCCGCCGGCGACATCCAGTCGAAGATGTCGAGCAGGTTGAACTTGTTCAGCGAGCCGGCCGGGAGCGTGTCGAGATAGGGGCCGAGCCAGCCGTTGACCACCTGCACGCGATCGAGGTTCTTCCGCAGCGTCGCGAAGTTCTCTTTCAGCAGATAGGGCGGCACGCGGTTTCCGCGGAACCGGCCCGTGACGGCCATGCTGAGGAAGTAGTTGTCGTAGATCGGCACCTTCGTCAGGGCGTACTCGATACGCTCCTTGACGAACTCGAACATGTCGTGCCGCCCGTCAACCAGCCGGAACTGCTCCGGGTGCACCCCGGCCAGGTACATAAACGGCTTGAAATAGACGAACCACTTGCTGCTGGTCTTCCACAGCCGCGGAGCGATGAACTCGTTGTACCAGACGTTCTGCTCTTCGAGCGTGCGGCATTCAAAGAACCGGTCCTGGGCTCTGACGTCGATGTTCAGCATCCGCAAGTACTGCCGCATGATGCGGCAGAAGATGCCCATCCGGCCGAACTGGTAGAGGTCCTTGGCGACCATCCACAAGTTGCGGTCCCAGAACGCCGCGGCGCTGGAGGACAGCCACGGGCGCAACCGGCTGCGGTACGCGCGCGACACATCGGCCGGCCGGCGGGCGGCGAAAATATTGAAAAACGTCTCGTGATCGAGCGTGGCGATGCCGGCCAGCTTCAGCTCCAGCAGCGCCGTCTGCGCCGGGTTGCTGTCCACGCAATGCAGCGCCTTGGGATTCTGGCACAGCAGGTTGAGCGGGTTGCAGCCGGCGGAGGTGATCGAGACGACGGCGTCGTCGGGCGTGATCTGAAACGCCTGCCGGTCCATCTCCGGGTCTTCCCACGACATGTTGAAGACGATGCCACGGAAGACCATCTTCTCCAGCCAGTCGCGCTTGGCGGGCATCGGCAGGTTCATCACTTCGGGAAACGGCCGCGGCGGGCCGCGGTCCGGCAGGCGCGTCGCGCGCCGCGACGCGAGCAGGATGGAGTCGTCAGAGGTCAGCGCCTCAGGCGCAAGCGCGACAGTGCTCATGGAGTCGATCCTCGGCGGCCGGAATTGAACCACGCAGGCGAAGAGGACACAGCCTCGCCGCTCTCCAGGCCCGTGATCATTCCTTCGTTCCCATCGCAACAAAGTAATACCCGCCGACGCGATACTCGATCTTCGTCGACGGACAGATTCGCACCATTTCGTCCACGTACGGTTCGAGCGTCTCCACGTGATTGGCCCGCAGCCAGGCGCGCATCAGCGGCGCCAACGGCCCCCAGGAGCGAAACGGGCCGAAGTCCAGCAGCATCAGGCGCCCGCCGGGCGCCACGTGCTCGTGAGCCCGCCGCAACGCCTCGCGCCAGTCTGGGATCATCGTCAGGCTGTAACCGAAACAGACCGCGTCGTATTTTCCGCCCAGCGACAGTTTCGTCGCGTCGCCCTGAATCAGCTCCACGTTCGGCCAGCCGGCCGCCGCGACGCGCCGCTCCGCCCGCCGCAGCATGTCTTCCGAAAAATCCAGCCCCGTCAGCCGCCCGCGATGCGGATCGAGGTGCTCCAGCACGTAATGGAAGTTCAGGCCCGTGCCGCAGCCGATCTCGAGCACGCGGCTGTCGGGCCGCAGGTTGAGCCGGCTGATGGCGCGACGCCGGCCGTGCAGGATCGCCCAGCGCGTCCAGTCGTAGACATAGGCGTGGTAACGGTAAAAACGCTGAACCGCTGTGTGCGACAAATTCCACTCCGCGCCGCCTACGTGCGCGTCTCCGCGCCCACCGCCTTCGCCGGCAGGTACGCCGCCAGCATCGCCCGGGTCCGCGGCGACGCCAGTGCGCTCTTTCCGAAACCCGGGACCGCGCCGGCCGAGACCGCCCGGGCCTGCGCGTCCGGAAAGTTGCTGATGAGCATGACCGGCGTCGCGGCGGCCGCCTGGCTGCTTTTCATTCGCGCGATCAGCTCCATGCCGTCGCTCTGGTCGTCATAGATCAGGCGGTTCACCAGGACCAGGGCGTATGCCCGCCGCGAAAGCGCTGCCAGCGCCTCATGCACGTGCATGACGCGGTCGACCTCGACATCGAAGTTCGTAGCCAGCATCGCTCGGATGGCGGCGTGGTCCGGGTTGCACTGACCGACATCCAGTACCCACACGCGCGACAACGCATCGCCTCCTCCCGGCGCACGCCGGGACGCGGGGATAGTAACGCGCCGCGCGGCTGCGGAAAACTGCCGGAGCATTTGGGTGGGACGGGCGTCTCGCCCGTCCTTGTACAGCCGGGAACGGGCAAGATGCCCGTTCCACCCGAGACGACGACCGACGTCAGCCGACCCGCGCGACAGCGGACTCGCTTTCGCTTCTGACTTCGAACTTCTGACTTCTGACATTCCCCGTCGCCTCGCCATCCGAAATCCCGCGCAATCAATTCCGCCACCTGCTCAAGCGTCAGCGGCGGGTCGTACCTCCGGCTGGTGGTCATCACGAACGTCTCGCTCGCTCCCCGGCCCAGTCCCCCGTGCGTGCCGCGCATGTTCACAAAGCTGGACAGGAACCCGCTTCCGACGAACCAGCCCTCAGCCAGCGACACCGCAACGTCCGGCTGCTCATCGGACAGCGTTCGCATCCCCTCGAATAGACGTGGCGGGCCGGCGGGCCAGGGGTGTTCGGCGGTGGCTTCCAGCCACGCGTCGGCCGATGCGAAGCCCTCGGCGTCCATGCTCCCCGCGGCGCGCATGCGCACTGCAACCGTCGCGAGCTGGAGCGGGTCTCCCTGGCCGACACAGCGATAGCGCCCGCCGCGCGACTCGACCATCGCGGTCTGGCCCGCGGCCCGCACGCAAATCGCATCGCCATCACGACAGGCCAGCAGGGCCACTTCCGCGCGCGGCTCGAGCAGCTCCAGCACGCGGTCGCGCGTCGCGGCGTCGAACGTGTGGACGCGGGCGACATCCAGCAGCCCGAACAGCGGGACCGCCACGTCGCCGCTCCGCTCCAGCCGGCTGACCACGCGCAGACCCGCGTCGCGCAGCAGCTCGCGCAGCTTGAAGCGCCTGGGCGGCACGGTCGTGTTGCCGTGGTCGGCCAGCATTACGACTTCCAGCCGGCCGCGGCAGTCGTACATCAGCCGCTCGATCCAGTCATCCAGCTTCGTCAGCTCGCGCTCGATCTCCTGCGGCGCGAGCATATGACCCAGGGCGTCAGTGCTGAGCAGGTAGATCACGAGGCTGCGGCGGCCGGCCGCGAGCAGCGTCTCCACCCTCCGGCGGGCGCGGCGCAGCTCGGCGTGAAAGACGCGCCGCGGCATCAGGTACATGAAGGCGTCTTCGATGAACGCCAGGCGGTGGTCGGCGCAGCGTACCCAGCGTTCGTTCGCGCCGTGCAGATAAACGCCCGCCGCATCGCTCAGCCGATTGGCGGAGCGGTCGAAATAGCCGGCTTCGTAGCCCGGCGTCGGACCGGTCTGAAAGAAGTGGTCGTACGCCACATCCGTGAGCGTCGGAAAGACCGAGACGACCGGCGCCGGCGGCTGAAAGAGCGCAAAACGCCCGGCGGCCTTCAGAGCCGCGATTCGCTCGTACGACACGCCGTCCAGGAGCAGCACCAGCAGCGGTTCCTCTTGCGGGTCGGCGGCCGGACGCCGGACGGACGCCATCCAGTCGCGTCCGTCGCGCCTGGCGGCAAACCAGAGCCGGTCGGCATAGCCGTCGCGCAGCCGCTGGACGTACTCCAGTCGGCCATCGCCGTCCCGATCAAAACCGCGATAGTCATCCGCACCGCGCGTCCAGGTCCGCGCGGCAGCACGCCAGTCCTCGGCGGCCGCCGCGCATCCGGCGCAGGCCGTGCACATCCACGCAAGCGGCGCCGCGACCAGGATAACGCGGCCGATGGCGGACCGCTCCCTCACGGTCGCGGCTCGGAAATAGCGGGTCGTTGCGCCGCAACTCACTAGCGCAGTAGCCCCCGCTGCCGCAGGTACGACATGACCAGCACGTCAAACGGCAACTTGGTGCTGGTGAACAGGTAGCAAATTCCCCGCCGCACGCAGTGGTCCTTCAGCTCCGAGCAGTACGCCTGCAGATTCGCCTTGTACCGGTCCATCAGCGGCTTGCTGATCGTGACCTCCGCCACGTCCTCATCCTCGACATCCAGCAGCTTCAGATCGCCCGCCAGCGGTGGGTCGATCTCCTGCGGGCTGAGCACCTGGATCACGTATAGGTCAAGATTGCGGCTCAGCAGGTAGCGGATCCCATCCGCATAGCCGCTCTTGTCCAGAAAATCGCTGACAACGATCACCACGCCCTTGCCCGTGTGGCGGATCGAAAAACGCTTGGCCGCGGCCGTGAAGTTCGAGACGCCCTCAAGCGGAATATCTCGCAGAAACGGAATCACCTGCGACACCAACCGCCGCCCGCGCACGCCGCGCATCTCGTGCACGAGGTTGTTGCTGTAGCCGTAGAGGCTGACGCGGTCGTAGTTGACCAGTCCGATGTACGCCAGCGCCGCGGCGACGCGCTTGGTGTACAGCCCCTTGCTCGGCTGGCCCCAGTCCATGCTGCGCGAGCAGTCGAACAGGACCGTGACGTTCAGGTCTTCCTCTTCCAGAAAGAGCTTGAGCAGCAGCTTTTCCAACCGCGCGTAGATGTTCCAGTCCAGGAAGCGCAGGTCGTCGCCGACGACGTAATTGCGATAGTCGGCGAACTCGACCGATTCGCCCTTACGCTTGCTGCGCCGCTCGCCCTTCATTCGCCCGGCGAAGATCTTCCGCGAGAGGATGTCCAGCGACTCGAGTTTGTGCATGAACTCGGCGGATAGGAGCTCTTCGCCGTTGGTGGTTGCCGGTTTCGCCATGTTCGCTCGACAGACATGGTAGCCGCAAGCGACGGCAACCGAACCAGCCGCGGCGCCCTTAGCACGTAGGCTGGGCTGAGTACTCGAAGCCCAGCACGTAGGCTGGGCTGAGTACTCGAAGCCCAGCCTACTACACGTCTACTCGTTTGTGATCGGCGCCCCACGGGCCGCGGACGTCACCCCGCCGCTGGGCGTGGCGGGTTCGGACGGATCGCCCCCTGAAACCGGCTGCCCCCCCCGGTGCCGACACGCCCGCGCCGGTTTGAGAACGCCCCGCCGCGCAGCACGTAGGCTGGGCTGAGTACTCGAAGCCCAGCCTACTACACGTCTACTCGTTAGCGATCGGCGCCCCACGGGCCGCGGACGTCACCCCGCCGCTGGGCGCGGCGGGTTCGGACGGATCGCCCCCTGAAACCGGCTGCCCCCCCCCGGTGCCGACACGCCCGCGCCGGTTTGAGAACGCCCCGCCGCGCAGTAGAATACTCAGGAGCGACCGCGGCGGCAGTCGATTGAAGAG contains:
- the ubiE_1 gene encoding Demethylmenaquinone methyltransferase; protein product: MSHTAVQRFYRYHAYVYDWTRWAILHGRRRAISRLNLRPDSRVLEIGCGTGLNFHYVLEHLDPHRGRLTGLDFSEDMLRRAERRVAAAGWPNVELIQGDATKLSLGGKYDAVCFGYSLTMIPDWREALRRAHEHVAPGGRLMLLDFGPFRSWGPLAPLMRAWLRANHVETLEPYVDEMVRICPSTKIEYRVGGYYFVAMGTKE
- a CDS encoding Type I phosphodiesterase / nucleotide pyrophosphatase; the encoded protein is MRERSAIGRVILVAAPLAWMCTACAGCAAAAEDWRAAARTWTRGADDYRGFDRDGDGRLEYVQRLRDGYADRLWFAARRDGRDWMASVRRPAADPQEEPLLVLLLDGVSYERIAALKAAGRFALFQPPAPVVSVFPTLTDVAYDHFFQTGPTPGYEAGYFDRSANRLSDAAGVYLHGANERWVRCADHRLAFIEDAFMYLMPRRVFHAELRRARRRVETLLAAGRRSLVIYLLSTDALGHMLAPQEIERELTKLDDWIERLMYDCRGRLEVVMLADHGNTTVPPRRFKLRELLRDAGLRVVSRLERSGDVAVPLFGLLDVARVHTFDAATRDRVLELLEPRAEVALLACRDGDAICVRAAGQTAMVESRGGRYRCVGQGDPLQLATVAVRMRAAGSMDAEGFASADAWLEATAEHPWPAGPPRLFEGMRTLSDEQPDVAVSLAEGWFVGSGFLSSFVNMRGTHGGLGRGASETFVMTTSRRYDPPLTLEQVAELIARDFGWRGDGECQKSEVRSQKRKRVRCRAGRLTSVVVSGGTGILPVPGCTRTGETPVPPKCSGSFPQPRGALLSPRPGVRREEAMRCRACGYWMSVSATRTTPPSERCWLRTSMSRSTASCTCMRRWQRFRGGHTPWSW